The Rhodamnia argentea isolate NSW1041297 chromosome 10, ASM2092103v1, whole genome shotgun sequence sequence ATGAAGTAACTTTGCTTACTCACATGCTGACGATTGAAGTTGGGCTTATAACTACTATAAGTATAGGTGTTGTCATATCTCGGTAACAGGGTCTTCATTGATTCGGAATCATGCTTTGTATGATTTGAACCTACGACATTGGGTTTTGGTCTCGCGAATCAATCAAGAGCATCGCACAAAAGCACGACATGGCAAATCAAGGCTGAAATGAACTCTAACATGAATTCTATTTACAAAATTTGGAGCCGACCATCCATAAATAGCTACAAACAGGAATCGCTGTAAGAGAAAAACCCAATTGTCTTTTCATCTTCACTTTCCTTAGCCATTAGCATCAGTGTAGCGGCAAGAGCATGACGAGCTGAAATTCCCTCTCCCGTTCTAATCGGGAGCTATGTGGTCTCCTCCTTATGCTCTCGGTGACTGTTTACACGAGTGTGTCACCCTTGAGAATGTTAAATTTGCAAAGGGGACAAGTCGCGTTTATCAGGAGCCACTTGCTGATGCATGAGCAGTGGAAATGGTGATTGCATGGAAGAGTATAAAGCTCCGCCCCATCTACATACGTTGAGAGGCATATGCAGCATTCCTGCAAGTCACAACAGAGAGCTTATAAGTTGGGCAAGAAGAGGTTTTTGTGGAGCAACTACTAGTGATATCATAATCTGAGGAAAGTCACAAGGGCCTTTTTAATCGTATTGGTGAATCAATGTCCATGCGGACTTAGCTTGGACTAAATCTCATATTCTGCTAGTCCGTAATTAAAAACCTCATGGAGATTTTTTATAAAGCAACTGTAATCATTTGACAACAAGAATTTGTAAAGATTataaaatcatttcaaaaaatggcaaaactttGGTTTATGCTGGAAGAACTATCTTCCATCAAATGCAACTTCCCCTTCTGTTGGAACTTGGACATCCGTAGGACTTTTGCAAAGCATAATCAAGGAAGATAAGCATAAGTacatgaggaggaggagttccAAAGATAGGCCAACTTACTGAATCTTctgaataaagaaaaagttcaCCACTTGAACCATCGTTTCCCAATCCTGACCTTGCCCCAAGTACTTCTTCCATCCCAAGATTGTTGAACGTGCTAAGCACACTAGCTGGGCGGTACCTATACTTAGGAAGACTCCTGATAATATCTTCGGATGCCCCTTCAGTGCTTGCAACGGCATAGGCAATTGCCAATATGGGGATGCAGCAAAAGAGAGCCAAGAAGACCACGAAAGCCATACCAATACAGAAGATCACGAAGAAGACATCgaaagcaagaaaaacaacTGTCAACCTGCAATTAATTCCAGCAGGTAAACAAAATCAGGATTCATGTATGTTTGTTGCAGTTCATCAAACTATGGAAGAGAACAGAAACAATAACTGTGCATGGCCGTCACAAAGGATAAAGCAGAAAGTAATTGGTGGTCATTCAAGACATACTGATGCCCCACTTTAAAATGATTTCCAAAGCAGGTTCCAATAACTCCCACAGTAACATGGCTGTGGAAGTATGTAAAGCAATCGACTTATGTATCACTGTATCACTAAGCATAGAAAACTGGACTCCAATCCTGAAAGAAAGCGATTCAAGATGCACATTAAAGAAAAGACACTCACCAGTAGAGACGCGGCGCATCTTGAAGAAGTGGTTGTCCACCCACAACAATCCAATAGAAACCAAAGACCCACCATATTGACGATATTAATGTATTCAAGGATTCCAACCTTTTAAGCATCCTGTAAAACATTGATAAGGAACACAAGGAACTGCTTCAACAATCAGTACCTTCCTTACATCTATGATTATAACTATTTCATAATTTGAATGAtgctttaaaagaaaaacctaCAAAAGTGACATAAAGAACTTAGCTCAGCCTTGATCTATTAAATCTTCAACGACAACACTTGTCCTGATCACTAATATAAGCAAAGGACCTAACACAATAGCCTGTCCTTAATATTTATCCATTTTCTCGCTTcttcaaa is a genomic window containing:
- the LOC115732045 gene encoding E3 ubiquitin-protein ligase At1g12760-like isoform X2, with translation MDDPEDPLHGGAGGGNDPLLRGHAPATSSPSRFARLIRTRHRSFLLGDCDGDGGGGGRSGGDIGEAASSVFGEGLAACSRPIVVLDFVWNLAFVVVAVVVLLSAFKERPSTPLRLWLCGYAVQCLFHVGFVCAEYRRSDGDDELVGVSGLSRSPSRSRMLKRLESLNTLISSIWWVFGFYWIVVGGQPLLQDAPRLYWLTVVFLAFDVFFVIFCIGMAFVVFLALFCCIPILAIAYAVASTEGASEDIIRSLPKYRYRPASVLSTFNNLGMEEVLGARSGLGNDGSSGELFLYSEDSECCICLSTYVDGAELYTLPCNHHFHCSCISKWLLINATCPLCKFNILKGDTLV
- the LOC115732045 gene encoding E3 ubiquitin-protein ligase At1g12760-like isoform X1 encodes the protein MDDPEDPLHGGAGGGNDPLLRGHAPATSSPSRFARLIRTRHRSFLLGDCDGDGGGGGRSGGDIGEAASSVFGEGLAACSRPIVVLDFVWNLAFVVVAVVVLLSAFKERPSTPLRLWLCGYAVQCLFHVGFVCAEYRRSDGDDELVGVSGLSRSPSRSSSLCSLSMFYRMLKRLESLNTLISSIWWVFGFYWIVVGGQPLLQDAPRLYWLTVVFLAFDVFFVIFCIGMAFVVFLALFCCIPILAIAYAVASTEGASEDIIRSLPKYRYRPASVLSTFNNLGMEEVLGARSGLGNDGSSGELFLYSEDSECCICLSTYVDGAELYTLPCNHHFHCSCISKWLLINATCPLCKFNILKGDTLV